GGATTGTAACTGATCGTGGTACCGCATTTACTTCGAATTGTTTTGCAGATTATGTAAAAACTAGGCAAATAGAGCATGTTGCAAACACTACCGGTGTTCCAAGAGGAAACGGGCAAGCCGAAAGGGTTAACAGAGCAGTATTGTCCACATTGGCGAAACTAAGTTCCGAAGAACCATCTCGTTGGTATAAATCGATAGGATTAGTTCAACGCGCGCTAAATTCTCATTGGCATGCTACTATCAAGCAAACTCCATTTAATGTCATGTTTGGTGTTACAATGCGTAATTGCGACATAGgtcatttacaaaaaataattgaagtaGAAATGTACGAAACctttgaaaatgaaagatcGGAAATGAgacaagaagcaaaaaatgcgATTGAGAAAGCTCAAATAGCGCATAAAAGAAACTTCGATAAGACACGAAAACCAACTATCGGATATAAGGTGGGCGACCTGGTAGCTATTAAACGGACCCAGTTTGTTACTTGTCGAAAATTAGCAAACGAATATTTAGGACCATATGAGATATTGAGCGTTAAGCGAAACGATCGCTATAAGGTACAAAAAGCGGCAAACTGCGAAGGCCCGAatattactactactagcgTGGACTACATGAAATTATGGTCGTATGCGttgaaaaatgatgatttggaaTTAACTGATGAAGAATTACAATGAACTAACAACCTTCCCTTGAGGGCAAGGGAGAGTCAGGAAAGACCGAGTGTAAGAAGGAGAAGAGGCCGAAGGCAGGAGagtaagagagaaagaacggAGAGGAGTTGATAGGTTAggtaagaacaaaaattgaaattgttatcaGTAGCGATTTGAActtcaataaagaaacaaatctctctccttacatatatatatatatatatatatatatatatatatatatatatatatatatatatatatatatatatatatatatatattatatatatatgcatatatatattattttatcagCGAAGATGTTGGATACTAGACATGCTGAtcattataagaaaaaaatggttcgaGCTGTCCCAGACCTATGGAATATGTTGGGTGTTTCCTTAGGTGTGCAATACATAGTAAATTACCCTATACGTTGGCAGTTACAAGCGAAATGAGCTACCAAGCGATGCTACATACGCTCCCAATCGTATGGAGAAAACTTCGCGAGTTTTTTGTTCGCGGATTCGTATTTTGATGGTTCGAGTATTTAGAGTTTCATAATTGCTGTCTTATGTTCGTTTGTATAGGAAACATGCGATGAAAGAAACAGTTGCATGACAAAGCAATGCGCGGGAGAGGTAATGACAGAGAGAAGGGGACGAAGTTGGTGATTTTACGAAAAGACCTAATATGATCAAAATCGTTGTTATACGTTCATTCCTAAGTgagaagcgaacgaaaacatACCCCTAAACATGAAAGCCAACTAAAAATATTTAGTACCagttttttgtaaacaattctTTTCGACTTGTTATGTTCCCTTTGATAAGAAAAAGTGTAATGTAGCACAATATTCGTTAATTGAAACAGTTGTGCGCCTGGTCATGCAGATTGCTATTGCACATAGCTTTAGAACGCATTCTATCAGAGGCGGATCTTTCTACAAGCGGACTGAGCGGTCGCGGGAACCTCGACCTTAAAAAGGCCACTAGTTGTAGCTGCATGAAATGATTCCAGAAAGCacaaattttttattttttattttaattttatttttcgaaaagttgtgttttgtttcctcaCCTACCAACAGTGCACacaaatataaacatatttgAGGGAAATATTACGCGCGAGCGAGATATAAGCGAGAGACCAAGAGTCGACAAAGCTCAACCCGGCAAATGACGTTATAAGGACCGAGAAATATTACGGGCCTTGTAAAAACACAAGATTTATGTGTATTTCTTTCCCCAACAGCCTCGGgattattttgtatttgttctGTTCGTGTAAAATTGGTTGATGTtggttaataaataaaaaatgttaagtCGTCTACATTCAAGTATTACTGATATTAGATTGCAAATATTATAAGAGATGATTATTGGCCCCATTAAGAACTTTCCCTGTAGTAAAtgtaagatttgtttttttgtaattattgaCATTTGAATCACTATTGCAATTTGTAACACGCTGATACAAAGCGtgcaaagaaatataaaacgTGTTTTTAGGATTGTACAGATGTCTGcctttattatttaattgtaaGTGTACACTTCTACTTCATAACGAATTTCAACACGTCACTGTCCtagcgttttgttgaattaACTATTAATAACTTCTGGTAgcaattgtttgctttctttgttgTCCTAATGATATTTTCCGTGATGAAACCCTTTTGCCGTATCTATATGTTTGTGCTTTGAAGTACGCTAAATTGAGAAATCCCACGGAGTAAACGGTTATAAAGCAAACCCATTTGTCGCAATGTGAATGTGCTTTAGTTGGGACGGTTGATTAGGGAATGACGAGTACGGGTTACTAGGATAATCGATTTTTAAggttaattgaatattttagaAGGATGTATCAAGACTGTTTTTGTAAGGTTTCAATCGAATTAAAATTTCTGGTGTTTCATAaagcgatacaagcgagatacaattttcattttgtgGAATATGTTTGAAGGTTAAACtaagaaatgatgaaaattgtGAGCATATAtgtgaattaattaaatttgaatctCGACCGCAAGCTTACATCTACCCAGCCTAAATGCATGTTTGTGGTCGAGTGTTAAATGAAACCTACAAGTATGGTGATATTATAATCTAAACTGCCGATCATCAGAATAGAACAGATATAATTATAACATAGAAGTGAAAAAAGTCATAAAGGTCGCTTTGCCCATCATCATAGTATCATTTACGCTTCGTAGAGTAATTGCAATGATCCTGATTGCGGCTCTTCAGAGGACTTTTCATTAATCTCTTCATGTTCCGGTGTACTAACGGGAGGGCTTCTTTGTAAGCTAGTTCGTGTTACAGTTCGAGATCTTCCAGGTGTAAGATGATTTGTCGAAACGATCGGTATGTATTCGAAATCCATGTCTCCCTCACTATTTTTGAGTAGGTAATTATTGAAGTTCCGATAGTTTTCTTGTGGCTTCGGTTCTTCTGCCTTTGTTCCGTACCATGGCTCCAACCGTTTATCGGTTCCGACAGACtctcgtggtggtggtgaactGCGTTTGCGAAGGTAATTAAAACAACACGTCCGGAAGTGTCTTGTACCACATGCAGATGCGCATTCCCGACCACACGAATCGCAGGACAGTGCTACTGGGAACGAGCAGGCAACCCACAATACACAACCTGTTAgtgacgaaataaaaaaatacgctGAAACTGAGTGCTAAATTGTGCGATAATCTTGACTACATTTGATTTATGATCGAGATACGACCGTGGTTTAACCAAAGCAGAGATATACAATTGTCAATtagataaatgaaataaattttatgacaCCTTTAATTGATTCGTATaccgtagaaaaaaaatgtatcaaacgAACAAACCGGTAAAGTATCGTGACGAGCTGATTTCCAACCAAGACATGTTTGTGTAGCTTCTCCGATTAACAcgaataaattttacataaaGCTACTGATTTTAACTGGAATTAGCAGCttaattttacattaacaTTAGCATTAACATTACTAAAGCAGCTTAATTAACATTTATAAAACTTAAACATTACTTGCTCAAATTATCAGAACACAATTATTCTATTATCGTTTCTTCCTCAATTAGTTTTTGTAGAAATGGTTGGACGCCATTGGGATTTTAGATTGGTTCGTAATAAATGTACCGTAGTTGAGAAGCTTAGGTATAGGTTCCATTTATTCGctaattctatttttatttctatttcaatTTGTAAATAACTTCCATAAACTACAACgtcaataaaaatcaatattctaTTTTAAGTATATTAGCATATTTTATGTAAAAGTTAACGTTATTGAATTGTATTCACATACGCTCTATGTTTCATCATCATAGTGCTAATATGAGTTGATGGTAAAAgtttctattattttcttattcttaGAGCACTAAAATTACTATATTGCTGTAGTAAAGCTAGAATTTCCGATCATATTATTTTGTGTTATTAGCATTTAATGTTAAGCTCTCAAAGGAATTCGATTTTTCAAGCGTTTTCAGAATTTGGGACTAGGATTTTTAGTATATTGGAGATAAAAAATCAGCAAGGGGCGGTTCTATGTAGTATATTACGTATTAAGTTTAGTAATACACCGTAATATTATAGGCATGAACGAGTTGTATGATCGAGCAGAAGTACATGCAAATTAAACGATATGCTATGGACGTTTGATGACATTTCATGACAAGTCTTTGGATACATGAACTTTGAACAGCTTAGAATGAATGTGATTTTTCATGCTTTTAACaaaataacattaatttttaattatatattttatggGTCAAAATTGTACTATCGATTATCGATATCGTTGTATATGACAACGGCCAGGGCAGCAAGCCGATCTGAAGtataatacaaaataatataacGCAAAACAATTGCAATTACAGCAATTCCTCCAATATGACTTCATTATTAAAGACTGGATGGCATGAATATAGATGGATAATGTTGAAGCAATAACACACATTTATACAccttcataaatatttatgtatCCACTCACTGAACTTTTAAactgaaaaataatttgagtTTTTGCATAGCAGATATATGCTAACCTATTGttaatgtttaattgatttgtaaACACTTACATCccaaaattattgttatatAAGCTGCAGAATTCATAATGATACACTAActgttgtttttcttaaaaGATATTTGTGGAATGCTGAATATTATTCAAACCACACCATACAATAACTTTACTATTTAGCACAGTATTTCATTGATCCCGCActgttttttattacttttcatttatttatggtCACCCATATCTACAGCTTTTCGTATGTTCGAATTATGAACTGcacctgttgttgttgccgtttgaGTGGCTAACGGAAAACTGCACATCCTTTCAGTCAAGCTTGTGGTATTTATACAACATTTTCCTCCGGATTGGAGATAAGAAATATGAGAAATTGCGCGCTGGAGCTCTTATCACTGAACTTGGACTTCTTTCGCATTGGGGAGGAGTCAACATGACGTCAGTATGCGTGTGAAGCATTTTGAATTTTCCCGCGTAATCTCTTCGTCATACGGGTTTGCTAACATCTGTCCGATGGCGCATTGCTGAAAATCTGCATAAAGGTCTTCATGCGAGAAATGTCTACGGCCAAATGTCTTTATTCAAATGCTTGGATTGGTTTTTCGTAATCGAAGAAATCTAATCAATTTCGAGCAAAGAGTTGTagatttaattaacaaatcgaaattaaattatttctctTCCTATAAACTCGTTGGCGACAGAGAGGCGCTTGTGAAACACTGGCGTACTTAAGGCTTTAGCTTGCAAAGgtatgaaataatggttttaaTAATGGTTTAATGAAACCTTAACTTTAAACTTTAACTTAATGCAATTATTATAGCTTTTCATAATCTTAGGCATTATCTATTTTCTGTGTTTGTTGAACACATATGTAACACAATGTAAGTATGAAAATAAGTTCTATAAATAATTGAACGTCATTTAATGGTATCAGGCAGTGTGACTATGGCTACGAACATAACGCCTTGGAGAAACTTGATCGAACAAAACATGGTAGCcaataaatatgtaaatttgtggaactttacttttactttaaTAGCAGTGCTACGTATTTGTCAAGCGATTTTTTTCCTATGGTTATGATTCATGGAGTTGTAGAGAGAATATTTGAGTTAGTAACGAAAATACATATAATCCCTTTCACAGTAACTACAACGTATAGTTacacatttcaaacatttgtttcataaacaaaaacataaatgtttAAGGTGGAATCAGTTTTATTTCACAGTAATTGCTAGATTATATGTCATTGTTTTCTGGATGTGTAGTTAATATGCTCAATTTATAGAGGATATGTTATACTATATATGAAACAATTGTGTAATGGGAACTATTTGTAGTTGCATGTTATTTCCTAGCAGCCTGTTTATCCAATTCTAATTAGTTTATATCTGATATTAACACCATTATCGAATTTTctcataataaaacatttttcaaacgtGGAAAGGACTGTTGACTAGACAACGACAAACGTCTAATAGGATTTCCAGTGAGATTTAAGGTTGTCAATGAAGGGAAAAGCCATACTCCAACGTCTAATTTTGTAAGCATGTTTTCTGCCAGATTTACTTGTTCAAGGAAACCAAGTGAAATGACACCATTACCAGCGGTAGTACTGAAAATGCGGTTTCGAGCCAAATTGATTAGCCGGATGTAAGGCATGAATGAAAACACGTCAAAGTTCACCGTGTGCAGCATATTTTCACTGAGATCTAACTCCTCGAGCATGTTGAGATAGTTGAAACTAGTAATACTGGTGAGAAGATTGTTGCGCATGATCAGTTTCCGAAGGGTGTAGCTCTTTTCTGAATCTATGTACACCCGGGAGAGCCAGTTGTCAGCCACATCCAGTTCGATGACGGTATCGGGCATATCAAGACCTACCATGCGAACTCCATTCATCTGTAGGTATCGAACGCGGCGCATGCGATAAAATAGCTCGCCTGAAAAAATTACAATCGTACTGTCTGTGTTGACGAAATCATAGAACTGTCCAATGCGGATTTTCTCGTATCGATCATCCGGAAACACTAAGCCGCGCACATCTGTTCGGGCTGTGATTCGTAGTCGCTGCACGGTGCACCATTTGTTCTCCACAACCTGACAGGAAACGTGACTGGAGCGTcctttcacaaacacacataacaaTGCAACGACCATTAATGTCCTTTGAAGAAAGAATACACAATTTGTACATTAGTAAACACGGGTTTGTTTTAACAACTTAGCCACTAAGAGCTAAAGAGCGATTTCATACGCTTCAGAACAACATTTAAGTTTACACCGATCACTTACAGTACACCATAGCTGGCCATGCTTGTACACTTGAGCGCTACTTTTCTCAGACTAATGAAAGAACATTGCGGTGCACATCATGCGATAAATACTGTACAATTGTGCTTATAGTTAGTGGTACACTGCCTTGCCCTTCCTTGACTTGCCCCGCTTGTTTTAACTTCCTTGTTTTTGTATCGTTCGTTACTGGCAAGTCATCTAACAAACTAATAAGGGGCATCCAGCGGGGTTAGGCTTGTTGACCGACTGTTCCCGATACACGTAATCGAGACTAGATGATCTCCGTCGTAGCTGTCTGTCATAACTTTGATCATATCGGATCGACTGCATTACTGCATCGTAGCAGTAAACAAACCCAACTATAGTGCAATAAGGGAAGTACATTTTTGCAACACAAAGAGCATAAACAACCTACCGACTAGTGATAATTTGCTGTGTTAAACATGTAAGGTATTTTTCATAGCAAGCAGCGGGAAATGGTAAATTTGCTATGTTGAATTTTCTAGAACTTTTTGCATTTCGTTAACCTCTTTGTACgcatatttaactttttaatttattcgatttatgtcatatttaatttttttattgttgattgtttgtcaatgaaagtaaaaaacaGCAAAGTCACGAATACAGTTTACATGATCATTGAATTATCATTGAGGTTGCAATTAGATCATTCTCTAACAAATGATGCGTGCCTTAAGTACAAGTAGCAGTTTTCAAATGCTTCTTTTACTAGCGTTACCAATCCAGTAGCAGACTTGATAGGCAAGGTTAATAGTCATATTGGAATGCACGGCAATATAGTTGATAAAACGCAGAATGATATTTTAGAATGGAGCAGTTTTCTATTAAGCTGTTACATCCCAGCGCATTGCAAGTCTTTCGTAAGAATACTAGACGAAAATTAGACAAATTAAAAAGTGGTTTTTAACAATATTGGaagaaagaaggaagaaaccccaaaaaaaaattatttatcatttgtATATCTCGACATACAAAGATGGTTCAATGAAAATACTGACCTTGTGATCGATTTTGGGATTTTGCTACATGGGCTCGTACTAACCCCAGCATGTAATTGGTTCAAATTTGCCATATGTGTTCGTCATTATAGTGCATCTGAAAATATCATACTCATGATAACTAGTTTTATTCTCTTGGTCTGTTTTATGTTACTTGGTGCAATCGTAGATAATAAAAAGATTTTCTCACAAATAAAGTATTTACCGGAAACCACTCGTTTGCTACGTTCGTTTTGCTAATGTATGTCACATTGCGTGCTGCTACATAATCTACAGCTGATTGAAAAACACGTAGCAAACCCTATGTTAGGAGTAGGTTTATATTTATGATTCggattatttaactttttttcaatatttgggaCATTCGTTTTCGTatgatatgtttgttttaatttctctttaattttattttagattttttttacttaaagtTTGAATTACCAGATTTTATTGGAATTTTGTAGTTGGAATGTTAAACTAGACCAAACTTTTGTGCTGAGTGAACTAGTTTATATTAGTTCGCATGTTATAACGCCCGTTTTATTTTCGACTTAGATGACAGAAGCTTGGTGCTGGATTCATatttatcattcattcattcgtttgaCTTATTTCGTAATAAGACCTTTATgtggccgagtacacccgggataaggtgacctttcacggtttggacaaggaaatgtcttcaaacgattgtgaattgtatcttagactAAGCTACCCcgttagttgtaagcaatacggcctggccgtccttattgaataaaagacatatatgtatatataagTAGGTATTCACGTATGTATAGGTAGATTTGATCGGTGCCGGATTATGGATATGTTAAAGGATGGACGCAATCTATGGCGAAACATGACTAAAAACTCTTAAAGTATAATATCACATGGTTATATTACGGTATGGTTAGATACGAATTATTAtcaaaaatgataattatcaTAATGAATCGTTAGTTCTTTTTTGGTGAAAGAGCACACTCGTACACAACCATGAACTGAGCGAGTAGTTGGTTCTCGTTCACCCTAGCCGCCTATATACTACTGCTGTTTGTCATCAACACCTTGACAGGCACAGTCACTGATCCTTCGGCTTTAGCAATCCGATAATCTGGTCATCGGTCATCCAACAGGATGATATTTTACATGGAGTTCCGTTGCGACTGGTATCCTGACGTCGCCGGATGGTGGACAGCGGCCTCGCCGTTGTTCGATCTCGCATCAGGGTGAATTTCGGGTATTCATGATGCCCGGTAAAAAAGAGCTGGACATAGTATTCGGCAGTGACGGACATACACCGCGTCCGCACGAATTGAATCTTGGTCGTCGTAGACGACCGAATGCAGGCGAACGCCATTGCGGCGGATCCTGCCTTTACGTAGAACTACTGCGTGTCATTGTGTCACGAAGAACTGTAATCAGCACTGGCACGAACTTAAATCGTACCCGATGGAGGACACAAGCTGAACTTAAAAAAGGACAATATCAGCTGGCACGTGGCATGGGTTGCCCATCGAGCGAAAACGCATCCCGTATTCTGTAGGAAGAGAACAGAACTCTTCGCCCAGTACGGAGATAGTGCGCCCAACTATCTCGGATGTGGTAGTGAGACTGAAGAGGAAGGTGCGTTGCAGGAAGACCCAAAGAAGGATAAACCTCCTacggagaaaaaaatcttcttcTGCAAAAGATAAGAATAACTCCTTCTCCTCGGCAACCCCTCGTCTAGCAAGTGCTCCTTGTCAATCCATCCCGGTGAAATCCAGGCAAGACGAGACGCTTCCCTCTGGTCCCTTCCTAGCAACCCATTCCCGACCCGAGCTGCAGCAAAAGCTGCGGGATCGTCGTCAGGCCCTACAAGAATCGGTCCCACTGTCAGGCCTGATCGATTCATTGATTTCAGTACTGGACATCCCATAGCCACTGAAAAGCATTTTTACTATGGGGCGTCCTTTAATACAAAGCACCCTGGGAAATGGCTCGCTGTGAGTACGTTAGTACGATTGTGAGTACGTTAGTACGAGTACGGACATACTTCAATGGAATTGTAGAAGTTTTCGTGGAAAAATTGATCGTTTTAAAACCCAGGTCGGCATACACAAAACAGACGTATTTGTCGTCTCTGAAACCTGGCTAACCCCAGATAAAAAGGTAACCTTCCACGGATATAACATCATCCGTCAAGATCGAATTACTGCAGGAAGGGATAGTTGTGTTGGTGATATGTTGATTGGTGATCGGAGAAATTACCCATTTTCGGATACCTCACCCATCACCACACGTTATTGAATGCGACGCAATACAGGCAAAGCTAGGCGATCTTGAATTATATTTTGCGTCTGTCTATATCCCTCCGGAAGCCGGGAATGAAATAGAGAAGATCACAAGAGATCttgaaaatataacaacaCCCTTTTTAGCCTGGGAGATTTTAACTCCCATGGGCACGACTGGGTATGCATCAAAGCCGACTTACGTACTCCAGTCATCAGGGACTTTTGCGACAAATATAGCTTGACAATATTACATTCCGATGAAGCTACTTGGGTCTCAGGGCCTTTGGCGCGTGAAAGTGCAATATACTCTCACTTCTTGTAAAAATTCTTCTCCAGGTCTGGCCAATGTTACTCCAAGTTTTTTTCAATACATGTAATACGTGGCGAACGAACGATTCTAAATTATCTTCATCCTCAACAAGTCCATCAATGTCAATGTCGTCCCGCAAGAATGGAGAGATGTGAGAGTTGTCGCAATTTTGAAACCTGACAAACCGGCATCATAGCACTTTAAACCGgtcaaaaacttcaaaacgCGCGGTTAAGTGCAAAGCTGAACACATAGCTGAACACACAATGAATTTCGATAATAGTTTTGTTGAAACAAGATGGATCAGTTTCTCCGGACTTCCACTAGGGTCGTGTTTGAGCCtattattttgtattattataattatttgttaCAATATTTTGTCAATGCCAGAAATCGGTAGACGACGTTGTTGTCTCAGTCACTAGCAACAGCATCGTAGGTCTAAAAAGCCCTTTGCAAACCACGCTTGACAATTTACAGGTGTGGGAAATTAATCCAGGTATCGAGTTTTCCCCAGAGAAAACTTTAACTTCTGTTTATTGATTTCTTGATTATTCGCATCATTACGACACCATGAAAAACAGGTTTGCCAATGTGTATAAAccgaaatttgaaatatttttatatggCAAAAAGATCTCAATTGTCCAAACTTATAGATACCCAGACGAATggtttaacaataaaaatgtgtttaaaaaatacttCTCAAAAAGAAATGTTACATAATATACTTATAGGACctatatttcaaatttaactaaattaatttgtaactgcaaggaaaaaaaagaacattataAAAACTAAAGCTGTTGGGACCAATTCCCCTTTCGAATAGCtcttttatgtattttaatgACTTTGCTCGGTGGTGTTCAATTTTCGATgacaagtttattttaatgcgtATCACTACCGATCATACTGCCTGTTTACGCTTTGCACGTCatacactgtttgtttttgttgtgacgtCGTTTTGTTGACTGTCCGCGCAGCTGTTTAATGTATATAGATTATTTTCACTGGGGCAGCGTTAGCTTAATTTTGGCTGCGTTAGGGCTACGGCCATTTCGGATGCGTAAAAATTACACCATTGcacaaacaaccacgaaatAGAGCAGCACGTACGCCGAacggccaacccggaacaatcatttgaacatttcactggttttgaaagaaacactaaaacacaacgtagggatcgatcgcgaacactGCCTACCGATCGTAGCTTACCGAACCTACCCGAAGTTTCTCGGATTTGGTGATGTTTCGGGTCCTTAGATTCGAAATCTATCTGTTGATTCACTATAATATAACGCTACAATTTCGAATTAACAAAAGCCTTTTTTGCATTCACATCTAAACTAGCgtacttttaaaataatgtggAACGTACCGAGTTGTGCCAGTTTCCATATCTGAAACGTCAAATAATACTGAAAACCGACGATATAAATGCATATTGCTCACTGTTAGGAATACGAGGACTTCAACACAAGATTTAacgacattttaaacattgggTATTGATTGGTatagaaaagagaaagaactTCTCCAGAATACcaaccccaaaacaacaatccaTAGACACTGTCGCAATAAAGGTCAAACTTGGAGATCTTCACGTGACAATTGCATCTGTTTATATCCCCCCGATAAGCCAATAATTGAAAAGTTCAAAGAGGATCTGGAAATTTAGCAACGGACTTGTCTGGACCGCTTTTGATCCTGGGAGACTTTAACTTCCATGGAATCGAATGGGGGAGCGATAAGGATGATATCTGCGCTCCCATCATTCGAGAGTTTTGCGACAGGTTTGCGTTTTTAATCCTAAACTCAGGAGAGGCAACTAGGATGCCGACGCCTAAAAGTAGAGCAAGTGCACTGGATCTGTCTCTTTGTTCACAAGTGCGCCCTTGAAGCTCAAACAAGCTCAAAACCGTTTGAAGGCGAAAAAAGGGATATTGGCGCAAATTCGTCAATAATCTAGATCCTCCCACTTCGCTAAATTCGCTTTGGAAAATGGCTAAACGAGAACGAATGTTTTTCCGGCGAATGGCTTAACGAGTTTACTCACAAGTTACCCCGATTAGGTTCCAGCGCAAAACTTCACTCAAGATGCGCCTGGTAGTG
This region of Anopheles marshallii chromosome 2, idAnoMarsDA_429_01, whole genome shotgun sequence genomic DNA includes:
- the LOC128707331 gene encoding uncharacterized protein LOC128707331, yielding MNSAAYITIILGCCVLWVACSFPVALSCDSCGRECASACGTRHFRTCCFNYLRKRSSPPPRESVGTDKRLEPWYGTKAEEPKPQENYRNFNNYLLKNSEGDMDFEYIPIVSTNHLTPGRSRTVTRTSLQRSPPVSTPEHEEINEKSSEEPQSGSLQLLYEA
- the LOC128709113 gene encoding leucine-rich repeats and immunoglobulin-like domains protein sma-10, which translates into the protein MASYGVLTLMVVALLCVFVKGRSSHVSCQVVENKWCTVQRLRITARTDVRGLVFPDDRYEKIRIGQFYDFVNTDSTIVIFSGELFYRMRRVRYLQMNGVRMVGLDMPDTVIELDVADNWLSRVYIDSEKSYTLRKLIMRNNLLTSITSFNYLNMLEELDLSENMLHTVNFDVFSFMPYIRLINLARNRIFSTTAGNGVISLGFLEQVNLAENMLTKLDVGVWLFPSLTTLNLTGNPIRRLSLSSQQSFPRLKNVLL